One window of Nostoc sp. NIES-3756 genomic DNA carries:
- a CDS encoding non-ribosomal peptide synthetase, which produces MKTIEKFLSDLCSLDIKLWVENDSLRCSAPKEALTPDIKTELAARKAEILTFISQANQALKSNLESIQPASRQGNLPLSFAQQRLWFYSQLEPHSSAYNIPAAVRLTGKLNIAAMSKSINEIIRRHEILRTTFTVVDGEAIQIIGKGENFTFPFIDLQTVAEEKKQQEVSKLAALEAQKPFDLLQGPLLRASLLRLAQTDHVVLLTMHHIVCDGWSTGIFIQELTALYTAFCQDKSYLLPKRPIQYADFAIWQRKWLQGEVLQTQLDYWKQQLSGNLPILELPTDQPRPAIQSNNGATQPFQLSKSLSEKLKDLSKQEGVTLFMTLLAAFKVLLYRYTQQEDIIVGTPIANRNRAEIEWLIGFFVNTLVLRTNLGNNPTFKEILQQVREVTLGAYAHQDLPFEKLLEELQIKRDLTHNPLFQVMFVLQNSPTEVIELPELNLEILKAHKNTANFDLTLSITETTTGLKGYLEYNTDIFNADRINRIIGHFQVLLEGIVTNPQQRLSELPLLTANEQHQLLVEWNNTEIDYPQDQYIHQLFEAQVEKTPDAIAVVFENQQLTYRELNAKANQLAHYLQKLGVQPEVLVGICVERSLEMFIGILGILKAGGVYLPLDPAYPKERLAFLLEDANIPLLLTQKKLKELLPNNQSEIIYLDADSQVIYQESQENIYTKVNSNNLAYIIYTSGSTGKPKGVMVEHQSLVNYTVAACYNYQIKSCDRILQFASICFDAAAEEIFPCLVQGATLLLRTDKMLSSIPAFLEQCNEFKITVLDLPTALWHQITTELAEKNLQLPEKLRLVIIGGERASLQHLEIWRNKIGETVQLINSYGPTETTIVATISNLSYLKEVRYEVPIGKPIANTQIYILDSHLQTVPVGVSGEIYIGGVGVTRGYLNRPELTAEKFIPNLFSNQPGSRLYKTGDLARYLPDGNIEFLGRIDHQVKIRGFRIELGEIEAVLNQHPDVQTNIVVVREDEPNFKRLVAYIVLNADKKITTTDLQSYLKEKVAGYMIPSAFVILDKLPLTPNGKVNRQALPQPSSLRPELAVSYVKPQTEIEKAIATIWQQALNLTEIGLHDNFFEIGGHSLLLIQVHSQLQKIYDHKLTVMDMFRYPTINDLAQFLTSNHAQNQIFNDEQKSIDNNQIRKNKQKERRQKMQKTRNI; this is translated from the coding sequence ATGAAAACGATTGAGAAATTTTTATCTGACCTTTGCAGCCTGGATATAAAATTATGGGTAGAAAATGACAGTCTACGTTGTAGTGCGCCAAAAGAAGCTCTGACACCAGATATTAAAACAGAATTAGCAGCACGCAAAGCTGAAATTTTAACTTTTATTAGCCAAGCTAATCAGGCTTTAAAATCAAATTTGGAGTCGATTCAACCTGCATCACGTCAGGGAAATCTACCTCTGTCTTTTGCCCAGCAACGACTTTGGTTTTACAGCCAATTAGAACCACATAGCAGTGCTTACAATATACCCGCCGCAGTCAGACTGACAGGTAAATTAAATATAGCTGCAATGTCTAAAAGCATCAACGAAATCATCAGACGGCATGAAATATTAAGAACTACATTTACGGTAGTAGATGGGGAAGCAATACAAATAATTGGTAAAGGTGAAAACTTTACTTTTCCATTTATAGATTTACAAACAGTTGCGGAAGAAAAAAAACAGCAAGAAGTTTCAAAATTGGCTGCTTTAGAAGCACAAAAACCCTTTGATTTATTACAAGGGCCGCTACTACGAGCCAGTTTACTCCGACTAGCACAAACAGACCATGTGGTATTGTTGACCATGCACCATATAGTTTGTGACGGTTGGTCTACAGGGATATTCATTCAAGAACTCACAGCACTGTATACAGCCTTCTGTCAAGATAAATCTTACCTACTTCCCAAACGGCCTATTCAGTATGCTGACTTTGCTATTTGGCAAAGAAAATGGTTGCAAGGCGAGGTACTGCAAACCCAACTTGATTACTGGAAACAGCAGTTAAGTGGTAATTTACCAATTTTAGAATTACCAACTGATCAACCCCGCCCCGCAATTCAATCTAACAACGGTGCAACACAGCCTTTCCAATTATCCAAATCCCTGAGTGAGAAACTCAAAGACCTGTCAAAACAGGAGGGTGTTACCTTATTTATGACCCTGCTGGCAGCTTTCAAAGTGTTGCTATATCGCTACACCCAGCAGGAAGACATTATAGTGGGTACTCCCATTGCTAACCGCAATCGTGCAGAAATTGAATGGTTAATTGGCTTTTTTGTCAATACATTGGTACTGCGGACAAACCTGGGCAATAACCCCACTTTTAAAGAAATTTTGCAACAGGTACGCGAAGTAACTCTAGGAGCTTACGCTCATCAAGACTTACCCTTTGAAAAATTGTTAGAAGAACTACAAATCAAGCGTGATTTAACACATAATCCCTTGTTTCAAGTAATGTTCGTTCTGCAAAATTCACCTACAGAAGTTATTGAGTTACCGGAATTAAATCTAGAAATATTAAAAGCGCACAAAAATACTGCTAACTTTGATTTAACTCTCTCAATAACAGAGACAACAACAGGATTAAAGGGATATTTAGAATACAACACAGATATATTTAATGCTGACAGAATTAACCGAATAATAGGTCATTTTCAGGTACTGCTAGAGGGAATTGTTACTAATCCTCAGCAACGCCTGTCAGAATTGCCATTATTAACAGCAAATGAACAACATCAACTATTAGTAGAGTGGAATAATACTGAAATTGATTATCCTCAAGACCAGTACATTCATCAATTATTTGAAGCACAGGTAGAGAAAACACCTGATGCTATTGCTGTGGTATTTGAGAATCAGCAATTAACCTATCGGGAACTGAACGCTAAAGCAAATCAACTTGCACATTACCTGCAAAAACTAGGAGTACAACCAGAGGTATTGGTGGGGATTTGTGTGGAGCGATCGCTAGAAATGTTTATAGGAATTTTGGGTATTCTCAAAGCGGGTGGTGTTTACCTCCCCCTAGATCCAGCCTATCCTAAAGAACGGTTGGCTTTTCTCTTAGAAGATGCGAATATACCTCTATTATTAACTCAAAAAAAATTAAAAGAATTACTTCCTAATAATCAATCAGAAATTATTTATTTAGATGCAGATTCGCAAGTAATTTATCAAGAAAGTCAAGAAAATATTTATACTAAAGTTAACAGTAATAACTTAGCATATATTATTTATACTTCAGGCTCTACAGGTAAACCTAAAGGCGTGATGGTAGAGCATCAATCTTTAGTTAATTATACTGTAGCTGCTTGTTATAATTATCAAATTAAAAGCTGCGATCGCATCCTCCAATTTGCCTCTATTTGCTTTGATGCAGCAGCAGAAGAAATATTTCCTTGCTTAGTGCAAGGTGCTACTTTATTACTACGCACCGATAAAATGTTGAGTTCAATTCCAGCATTTTTAGAGCAATGCAACGAATTTAAGATAACCGTTTTAGATTTACCTACAGCACTTTGGCATCAAATAACAACTGAATTAGCTGAAAAGAATTTACAACTACCTGAGAAATTACGTTTAGTAATTATAGGTGGAGAAAGAGCTTCATTGCAACATCTAGAAATATGGCGAAATAAGATAGGAGAAACTGTTCAATTAATTAATTCCTATGGGCCAACAGAAACAACTATAGTTGCAACTATTAGTAATTTATCTTATTTAAAAGAAGTCAGATATGAAGTACCAATTGGTAAGCCAATTGCCAATACCCAAATTTATATTTTAGATTCTCATTTACAAACCGTTCCTGTAGGTGTTTCTGGTGAAATATATATAGGTGGTGTTGGCGTTACTAGAGGATATTTAAACCGTCCAGAACTAACAGCAGAAAAATTTATTCCTAACCTATTTAGTAATCAACCAGGTTCACGTCTGTATAAAACTGGTGATTTAGCCCGCTATTTACCTGATGGTAATATAGAATTTTTAGGACGTATTGACCATCAAGTAAAAATTCGTGGTTTCCGCATTGAACTAGGAGAAATTGAAGCCGTATTAAATCAACATCCCGATGTGCAAACTAATATTGTTGTTGTGCGGGAAGATGAACCAAATTTCAAACGCTTAGTAGCTTATATAGTTCTTAATGCAGACAAAAAAATCACAACTACTGATTTACAGTCTTATCTAAAAGAAAAAGTAGCTGGGTATATGATCCCCTCTGCTTTTGTCATCTTAGATAAATTACCACTGACACCCAACGGAAAAGTTAATCGTCAAGCCTTACCGCAACCCTCAAGTTTACGCCCAGAGTTAGCGGTTAGTTATGTTAAACCCCAAACAGAAATAGAAAAAGCGATCGCTACAATTTGGCAGCAAGCCTTAAATTTAACAGAAATTGGTCTTCACGATAACTTCTTTGAAATTGGTGGACACTCCCTATTGTTAATTCAGGTACATAGTCAATTACAGAAAATCTATGATCACAAATTAACAGTTATGGATATGTTTAGATATCCAACTATTAATGATTTAGCTCAATTCTTAACTAGCAATCATGCCCAAAACCAAATATTTAACGATGAGCAAAAGAGCATAGACAACAATCAAATCAGGAAAAATAAACAAAAAGAGCGTCGTCAAAAAATGCAAAAGACTCGCAATATTTAA